A stretch of the Tardiphaga sp. 709 genome encodes the following:
- a CDS encoding DUF4344 domain-containing metallopeptidase, translating to MSPQIDNRQPAASTTIAAAMLIAAAATTSNVDAAPRSRPNQIKYEYAQPNDPSHQAIYDQMKQGQALEHLQQLLSPLRLPHPLTLKVASCDGVADAWYENKFVTLCYELLAEILKSATTRDLPTGVSKADTILGPALDVFLHETGHAVFDMLQIPVLGREEDAADQFSAYIMLRLRKDEARRMILGAAYHRATDIPPLETESARDKFSDEHSLPAQRAFNVLCIAYGADKKLFSDIVEKDLLPKQRAETCEIDYDDVTFAMTTLIGPHVDKTAAKKFHEVWTRTVSARRTRLNREQQ from the coding sequence ATGTCACCCCAGATCGACAACCGCCAACCCGCTGCAAGCACCACAATTGCGGCTGCGATGTTAATCGCAGCTGCGGCGACCACCAGCAATGTGGATGCGGCGCCCCGATCCAGGCCCAACCAGATCAAATACGAATATGCTCAGCCAAACGATCCGTCACACCAGGCGATCTACGATCAAATGAAACAGGGCCAAGCTCTGGAGCACCTCCAGCAATTGCTAAGCCCACTCCGCCTCCCCCATCCGCTCACACTCAAGGTCGCGAGTTGTGACGGCGTAGCCGATGCATGGTACGAAAATAAATTCGTGACACTGTGCTACGAACTTCTGGCGGAGATTCTGAAGAGTGCGACGACGCGAGATCTCCCTACCGGTGTCTCCAAGGCCGATACTATCCTGGGTCCGGCGCTCGATGTATTCCTGCACGAAACCGGACACGCGGTTTTCGACATGCTGCAAATCCCGGTGCTTGGCCGGGAGGAAGACGCAGCCGATCAGTTCTCCGCATATATCATGCTTCGACTGAGAAAAGACGAGGCCCGCAGAATGATCCTCGGCGCGGCCTACCATCGCGCAACCGACATTCCGCCCCTGGAGACCGAATCTGCCCGTGATAAATTCTCTGATGAACATTCGCTGCCTGCCCAGCGAGCATTCAATGTCTTATGCATCGCTTACGGCGCAGACAAGAAGCTGTTTTCCGATATCGTCGAAAAGGATCTCCTGCCCAAACAGCGCGCCGAAACCTGCGAGATAGACTACGACGATGTTACTTTCGCCATGACAACATTGATCGGCCCGCATGTCGACAAGACCGCAGCTAAGAAATTTCATGAGGTATGGACGAGAACAGTGAGCGCTCGACGTACGCGTTTGAATCGCGAACAGCAGTAG
- a CDS encoding formate/nitrite transporter family protein: MPQPPIFNLQAYSPAEIKEAVEKVGVKKANLPLLASFMLAIVAGAGIGFGALYFTIVASDASLSFATIRVVGGLVFSLGLALVLVGGAELFTGNNLIVMAWASGKVSTRTMLRNWTIVWFGNLFGALGLIVLVFFSHHLEMNDGRIGLSVLNTAVGKIRPDLVTLFFKGVLCNVLVCAAVWLAYAGRSVTDKMVAVVLPVSAFIAAGFEHCVANMYFLPLAWLMTQTSHAPANVDVSSITMAGIIHNLVPVTLGNIVGGAGFVGIVYWAIYRAAFGASYRDRK; encoded by the coding sequence ATGCCGCAGCCACCGATTTTCAATCTGCAGGCTTACAGTCCGGCCGAGATCAAGGAAGCTGTCGAAAAGGTCGGCGTAAAAAAGGCCAACCTGCCGCTTCTGGCGTCTTTCATGCTGGCAATCGTGGCAGGCGCCGGGATCGGATTCGGTGCGCTCTACTTTACGATCGTCGCCAGCGATGCGTCGCTCAGCTTCGCGACCATACGCGTCGTCGGTGGACTCGTCTTCTCTCTGGGGCTGGCCCTCGTCCTTGTGGGAGGAGCCGAGCTGTTTACCGGCAACAACCTGATCGTCATGGCCTGGGCCAGTGGAAAGGTGTCCACGCGAACGATGCTGCGCAACTGGACCATCGTCTGGTTCGGAAATCTCTTTGGAGCGCTCGGCCTCATTGTTCTGGTCTTCTTCTCCCATCATCTCGAGATGAATGATGGCCGCATCGGTCTATCGGTGTTGAATACAGCAGTTGGCAAAATCCGTCCCGATCTCGTGACGCTGTTCTTCAAGGGCGTTTTGTGCAATGTCCTCGTATGCGCCGCCGTCTGGCTTGCCTATGCGGGCAGATCGGTCACCGACAAGATGGTTGCCGTTGTGTTGCCGGTCTCCGCGTTCATCGCGGCCGGCTTCGAGCACTGTGTCGCAAACATGTATTTCCTGCCATTGGCGTGGCTGATGACCCAGACCAGCCACGCTCCGGCGAATGTCGATGTATCGTCGATCACCATGGCTGGTATCATCCACAACCTCGTACCGGTGACGCTCGGCAACATCGTGGGAGGCGCCGGCTTTGTCGGCATCGTCTATTGGGCGATTTACCGTGCGGCGTTCGGCGCATCCTATCGAGATCGGAAATAG
- a CDS encoding aspartate:alanine exchanger family transporter codes for MLDLARDIIGSQPILTAFLAIGLGYLVGQISIFGFSLGVGAVLFVGLAIGAFAPKAQIIGPIGLTGLIMFLYGIGILYGRQFFEGMFGVGQKYNLLALVACLAGLAVALVLGHIFGIKIGHTLGLYAGSMTSTATLQAALDVMKNKDPSIGYSIAYPFGVIGPILCIYFMTQLVKPKFPAKTKNFHMGEITIGENFAGAKLKDLAAESLAELQITMIRQNGRNVVPTDGTVLNAGDAILVVADRQEEIALAAERIGRLEPGRLASDRADLDYIRVFVGKGNIVGVPLSKLPMPPGVPAQILHVRRYDADLVPSPDLMLEFGDRIGVLTPPEKKEEIRKHFGDSVKAAAEFSYVSLGLGMVMGVLLGLIPIPIPGVGVVTLGIGGGPLIVALILGKLRRTGPMLWTMPLPANIVLRNFGLAIFLATVGVNAGQPFVRTVSESGFTMLFIGVAVLLTTVFIVLLVGHYVMKIPYDDLVGVASGATGNPAILVYSTKMAPTERPDIGYAMIFPSMTLVKVIAAQIVGLLATSGAGG; via the coding sequence ATGTTGGATCTTGCGCGCGATATCATCGGAAGCCAGCCGATCTTGACGGCATTTCTCGCGATTGGACTGGGCTACCTCGTCGGGCAGATCAGCATCTTCGGCTTTTCGCTCGGGGTCGGCGCGGTCCTGTTCGTCGGTCTTGCGATCGGCGCGTTCGCACCCAAGGCCCAGATCATCGGCCCCATCGGCCTCACCGGCCTCATCATGTTTCTGTACGGCATCGGCATCCTTTACGGCCGCCAGTTCTTCGAAGGCATGTTTGGCGTGGGGCAGAAGTACAATCTGCTGGCCCTGGTCGCCTGCCTGGCAGGGCTCGCAGTTGCGCTAGTGCTGGGGCACATCTTCGGCATCAAGATCGGACACACGCTTGGCCTCTATGCGGGATCGATGACGAGCACCGCGACGCTTCAGGCAGCGCTCGACGTCATGAAGAACAAGGATCCCTCAATCGGTTATTCGATCGCATATCCGTTCGGGGTCATCGGCCCGATTCTCTGCATTTACTTCATGACCCAGCTCGTGAAGCCCAAGTTCCCGGCCAAGACCAAGAATTTCCACATGGGCGAGATCACGATCGGAGAGAACTTTGCCGGTGCGAAGCTCAAGGACCTTGCTGCTGAATCGCTCGCCGAGCTGCAGATTACCATGATCCGACAGAACGGCCGTAACGTCGTGCCGACAGACGGTACCGTCCTGAATGCGGGAGACGCCATACTCGTCGTGGCTGACCGGCAAGAGGAAATCGCATTGGCGGCTGAACGTATCGGCCGACTCGAACCGGGCCGGCTCGCGAGCGACCGCGCCGACCTGGATTACATCCGCGTGTTCGTAGGCAAGGGCAACATTGTCGGCGTACCGCTTTCGAAGCTGCCGATGCCGCCGGGCGTCCCAGCGCAGATCCTGCACGTCCGGCGCTACGATGCCGACCTCGTCCCCTCTCCCGACCTCATGCTGGAATTCGGCGACCGTATCGGCGTCCTGACGCCGCCCGAAAAAAAGGAAGAGATTCGAAAGCACTTCGGCGATAGCGTCAAGGCGGCTGCAGAGTTCAGTTATGTTTCGCTCGGTCTCGGCATGGTCATGGGCGTCCTTCTCGGTTTAATCCCCATTCCGATCCCAGGCGTGGGTGTTGTGACGCTCGGCATCGGCGGGGGACCTCTGATCGTTGCGCTCATTCTCGGCAAGCTCCGTCGCACCGGACCCATGCTTTGGACCATGCCGTTGCCGGCTAACATTGTTCTTCGAAACTTTGGCCTGGCCATATTTCTTGCCACCGTTGGCGTGAATGCCGGACAGCCTTTTGTCCGTACGGTGTCCGAATCAGGGTTCACGATGCTGTTTATCGGCGTCGCCGTGCTTCTGACGACGGTCTTCATCGTCCTGCTCGTTGGTCACTACGTGATGAAGATTCCCTACGACGACCTGGTCGGCGTGGCATCCGGCGCAACCGGAAATCCCGCCATTCTGGTCTATTCGACGAAGATGGCACCGACCGAGCGTCCGGACATCGGCTACGCGATGATCTTCCCGTCCATGACACTCGTGAAGGTGATCGCGGCACAGATCGTCGGACTTCTGGCGACGAGTGGCGCCGGTGGATAG
- the pflA gene encoding pyruvate formate-lyase-activating protein: MSTVQTLEPGSRHDLRVGLSPDAPDDDQIKDQEGAFGYCHSYETSSRYDGPGLRVVLFVSGCLLRCTYCHNPDTWHLKDGTYVSADQVLRRLADFAPSLRALGGGLTISGGEAMVQRAFTQRIFAGARKMGLHTAIQTSGFLGDRVDDAYLSEIDLVLLDIKSSDPEIYRRVTGRDITPTLRFAERLASMSKPVWVRFTLVPGETDDPPNVDGIAKFVAPMKNVEWVEVQPFHQMGEFKWKAMGLEYKLADTQPPSRELVNRVLGQFRAAGCQAR; the protein is encoded by the coding sequence ATGTCGACGGTGCAGACACTGGAGCCCGGAAGTCGTCATGACCTCCGGGTCGGACTTTCGCCCGACGCGCCCGACGACGACCAGATTAAGGACCAGGAAGGCGCGTTCGGATATTGCCATTCCTATGAGACGTCCTCCCGTTATGACGGTCCCGGCTTGCGCGTCGTGCTGTTCGTCTCGGGGTGCCTTCTGCGGTGCACCTATTGTCATAATCCGGATACCTGGCACCTCAAGGACGGCACCTACGTCTCGGCCGATCAGGTGCTCCGCCGTCTCGCCGATTTCGCGCCCTCTCTTCGGGCCCTCGGTGGCGGGCTAACCATTTCGGGGGGCGAGGCAATGGTGCAGCGTGCATTCACCCAGCGAATATTCGCGGGCGCCAGGAAGATGGGTCTGCACACCGCGATTCAGACCTCAGGATTTCTGGGTGATCGCGTGGACGACGCCTATCTGTCGGAGATCGACCTCGTTCTTCTCGACATCAAGAGTTCAGATCCCGAGATCTATCGCCGCGTCACTGGCCGCGACATCACGCCAACGCTTCGTTTCGCCGAGCGCCTCGCTTCGATGTCGAAGCCGGTCTGGGTTCGGTTCACGCTTGTCCCGGGCGAGACTGACGATCCGCCTAATGTCGACGGAATCGCAAAATTTGTCGCACCGATGAAGAACGTCGAGTGGGTGGAAGTGCAGCCTTTCCACCAGATGGGCGAGTTCAAGTGGAAGGCGATGGGTCTTGAATACAAGCTTGCTGATACGCAGCCACCCAGCCGGGAGCTGGTGAACCGGGTGCTCGGACAGTTCCGGGCCGCGGGGTGTCAGGCACGCTGA
- the pflB gene encoding formate C-acetyltransferase produces the protein MKASAALRKEADTGDCWKGFRSGDWQTSINVRDFIARNVTPYTGNEDFLAGPSQRTKAVWAKLQPYFADERKKGVLAVDAASPSTMLAHSAGYIDKDNEVVVGLQTDQPFKRAIFPFGGLRMVENGLEAAGFRPDARVHEAFTKYRKSHNDGVFDVYTPEIMNCRRSGIVTGLPDSYGRGRIIGDYRRVALYGTDRLLEAKRAERAQINDMWPTDEIIRMREELSEQMRALTDLASMAKLYGHDISKPAATAQEAFQWTYFAYLGAIKEANGAAMSIGRISSFLDIYIERDLKAGILDEAHAQELWDQLVQKLRIVRFLRTPDYDALFSGDPYWATECVGGMDLDGRALVTRSSYRMLHTLYNLGPAPEPNITVLWSTKMPKPFKRYCVKVSKDTSSLQYENDDLMRPFWGDDYGIACCVSAMRLGKQMQFFGARVNLAKALLYAINGGRDEVSGEQVAPLSQPVAGEFLDFDDVMAKFDTTMEWLAKIYVHAMNCIHYMHDKYFYERLEMALHDRDILRTMAFGIAGLSVVADSLSAIKYGKIRVTRDATGLIVDFQNEGNKSTPQFGNNDDRVDQIASALVTSFMEKIRKHPTYRNATHTQSVLTITSNVVYGKATGNTPDGRRKGEPFGPGANPMHGRDSHGWLASCLSVAKLPYKDAQDGISYTVSVAPQKAHLSDDQLVDEAVKAFDVYFDRGGFHMNLNVIDRETLEDAMKNPDKYPQLTIRVSGYAVNFVRLTPEQQRDVISRTFHGQI, from the coding sequence ATGAAAGCAAGTGCCGCTCTCAGAAAGGAAGCCGACACCGGGGATTGCTGGAAGGGGTTTCGGTCAGGAGACTGGCAAACCTCGATCAACGTCCGCGATTTCATTGCCCGGAACGTCACGCCTTATACCGGCAACGAGGACTTCCTCGCAGGACCCTCACAGCGCACAAAGGCCGTCTGGGCGAAGTTGCAGCCCTACTTCGCGGATGAGAGAAAGAAGGGCGTGCTTGCGGTCGATGCCGCCTCCCCTTCAACCATGCTTGCACATAGTGCGGGTTATATCGACAAGGACAACGAAGTTGTCGTCGGCCTGCAGACAGATCAACCCTTCAAGCGCGCGATCTTTCCGTTCGGCGGCCTCAGGATGGTCGAGAACGGCTTGGAAGCTGCGGGCTTTAGACCTGACGCGCGCGTGCACGAAGCATTCACGAAATATCGCAAATCGCACAATGACGGCGTGTTCGACGTCTACACACCCGAGATCATGAACTGCCGCCGATCGGGGATCGTCACCGGCCTGCCCGACTCTTACGGGCGTGGCCGCATTATCGGTGACTATCGCCGAGTGGCCCTGTACGGAACCGACCGCCTCCTTGAGGCGAAGCGGGCCGAGCGCGCGCAGATCAACGATATGTGGCCCACCGATGAAATTATCCGGATGCGTGAAGAACTGTCGGAGCAGATGCGCGCGTTGACCGATCTTGCATCCATGGCGAAGCTCTATGGTCACGATATATCCAAGCCCGCAGCAACCGCCCAGGAAGCATTTCAGTGGACTTATTTTGCCTATCTGGGTGCCATCAAGGAAGCCAACGGCGCCGCGATGTCGATTGGCCGTATATCGAGCTTCCTTGATATTTATATCGAACGGGACCTGAAAGCCGGCATTCTGGACGAAGCCCACGCGCAAGAGCTTTGGGACCAGCTTGTCCAAAAACTCCGCATCGTGCGCTTCCTCCGCACTCCTGATTACGATGCACTGTTCAGCGGCGACCCCTATTGGGCGACCGAATGTGTTGGCGGAATGGATCTGGATGGCCGGGCACTGGTGACCCGAAGCAGCTATCGGATGCTGCATACGCTTTACAATCTCGGCCCGGCGCCCGAACCAAACATCACAGTGCTTTGGTCGACCAAAATGCCGAAGCCCTTCAAGCGATATTGCGTGAAGGTGAGCAAGGACACATCCTCGCTTCAGTACGAAAATGACGATCTGATGCGGCCCTTCTGGGGAGATGACTACGGGATTGCCTGTTGTGTTTCGGCGATGCGCCTTGGAAAGCAGATGCAGTTCTTCGGCGCGCGCGTCAACCTGGCGAAGGCGCTGCTTTACGCCATCAACGGCGGCCGGGACGAAGTATCTGGCGAGCAGGTTGCCCCTCTCTCTCAGCCGGTTGCGGGTGAATTCCTCGATTTCGACGACGTCATGGCCAAGTTCGATACCACGATGGAGTGGCTCGCCAAGATCTATGTCCATGCGATGAATTGCATCCACTACATGCACGACAAGTATTTCTATGAGCGTCTGGAGATGGCGCTCCATGACCGCGATATCCTGCGCACGATGGCGTTCGGGATCGCAGGTCTTTCGGTGGTTGCCGATAGCCTCAGCGCTATCAAATACGGAAAGATCCGCGTTACGCGGGACGCAACAGGACTTATCGTCGATTTCCAGAACGAGGGCAACAAGTCGACGCCACAGTTTGGCAATAACGACGACCGGGTCGATCAAATCGCATCAGCCCTCGTGACCAGCTTTATGGAGAAGATCCGCAAGCATCCGACCTACCGGAACGCAACGCATACCCAGAGCGTGCTCACGATCACCTCCAACGTCGTCTACGGCAAGGCCACGGGAAACACCCCTGACGGGCGGCGAAAGGGAGAGCCGTTCGGGCCTGGAGCCAATCCAATGCACGGACGCGATAGCCATGGCTGGCTCGCCTCCTGCCTCTCGGTCGCAAAACTTCCCTACAAGGATGCGCAGGACGGCATCAGCTACACGGTTTCGGTCGCTCCCCAGAAGGCTCATCTGTCGGATGATCAACTCGTGGATGAAGCGGTCAAGGCCTTCGATGTCTATTTCGATCGCGGCGGTTTCCACATGAACCTGAACGTGATCGACAGGGAGACGCTTGAGGACGCGATGAAGAACCCGGACAAGTATCCGCAACTCACGATCCGGGTTTCGGGTTACGCCGTGAATTTCGTCCGGCTGACGCCGGAGCAGCAGCGTGATGTGATCAGCCGTACCTTCCACGGCCAGATCTGA
- a CDS encoding DnaA N-terminal domain-containing protein: MKIPVKGTAEAQRREKMAQHACPIPDAVVSCLRRKLGNDRYAAWFSDVVVIASDSGKVTLSAGTKFRSDRINSNYDVDLVQAWQTLDPEIHRVTAIANLPRPQDERTAASSN, translated from the coding sequence GTGAAAATTCCGGTCAAAGGCACGGCCGAAGCTCAGCGGCGCGAGAAAATGGCGCAGCACGCCTGTCCGATACCGGACGCCGTCGTATCGTGCCTCCGCAGGAAGCTTGGCAATGATCGGTATGCGGCATGGTTCAGTGATGTCGTCGTGATCGCCAGTGACAGCGGCAAGGTCACCCTATCTGCCGGGACCAAGTTCAGGTCCGATCGCATCAACTCAAACTACGACGTTGACCTTGTTCAGGCTTGGCAGACGCTCGATCCGGAGATTCATCGCGTAACCGCGATCGCGAACCTCCCTCGTCCGCAGGACGAACGTACTGCTGCCTCTAGCAACTAA
- a CDS encoding helix-turn-helix domain-containing protein, whose amino-acid sequence MASRVFRHASAIFVRSDFARLFRAGSRDRYGRRGRHMSWQATNWATQLRVRSPIDKLCLLMLRNRADQDGVCWPSQARLADEGEMSADTVQRSLKRLEADGFIRRS is encoded by the coding sequence ATGGCAAGCCGTGTCTTCCGCCACGCGTCGGCGATTTTTGTCCGATCTGATTTTGCCCGTCTGTTCCGCGCCGGCTCTCGCGATAGATACGGACGGCGAGGTCGTCACATGAGCTGGCAAGCGACCAATTGGGCTACCCAACTGCGCGTCAGGTCGCCGATAGACAAGTTGTGCTTGCTGATGCTCCGTAATCGTGCCGATCAAGATGGCGTTTGCTGGCCGTCACAAGCACGTCTGGCGGACGAAGGCGAGATGTCGGCCGATACAGTGCAGCGTAGCCTGAAGCGTCTGGAGGCGGACGGGTTCATCCGTCGAAGCTGA
- the corA gene encoding magnesium/cobalt transporter CorA: protein MTFPLSAATAGNVPGVVASSVYASGRRVADIPVEEAGVWAQKPGHVVWIGLFEPSLELLEKLRAQFDLHPLAIEDALKSHQHPKVEQFGEALFIVARTAQLVDRAVAFGETHIFLGKGYVVSVRHGASTSYAAVRERCEACPANLTGGEDYILYAILDFIVDNYRPVIESILSEIDELEDGVLHRMLTRAEFERLYKLRRELLRLRRAVGPLVDVCHRLEHIDILFIDDEMKPLFRDVLDHVKRAEEDIDSLREVLAFAFEASLMSGQSQQTEITRRLAAWAAILAVPTAIAGIYGMNFEHMPELKWAYGYYIVLGGIAAICGYLYTRFKRNGWL, encoded by the coding sequence ATGACGTTTCCCCTCTCAGCTGCAACCGCGGGCAATGTCCCCGGCGTTGTCGCTTCCAGCGTCTATGCCAGCGGCCGCCGTGTTGCCGATATCCCCGTCGAGGAGGCGGGCGTCTGGGCGCAGAAGCCGGGCCATGTCGTCTGGATCGGACTGTTTGAACCGTCCCTCGAACTGCTCGAAAAACTGCGCGCGCAATTCGATCTGCATCCGCTCGCCATCGAGGACGCGCTGAAGTCGCATCAGCATCCCAAGGTCGAGCAATTTGGCGAGGCGCTGTTCATCGTGGCGCGCACCGCCCAACTGGTCGATCGGGCTGTTGCCTTCGGTGAGACGCATATCTTTCTGGGCAAGGGTTACGTCGTGTCCGTGCGCCATGGCGCCTCGACATCCTATGCCGCGGTCCGCGAGCGGTGTGAGGCCTGTCCGGCCAACCTGACGGGCGGCGAAGACTACATCCTCTACGCAATTCTCGATTTTATCGTCGATAACTATCGTCCTGTCATCGAATCCATCCTGTCCGAGATCGACGAGCTCGAGGATGGTGTTCTGCACCGCATGCTGACGCGGGCCGAATTCGAGCGGCTCTACAAACTGCGCCGTGAGCTGCTGCGGCTGCGTCGCGCGGTCGGGCCGCTGGTCGATGTCTGTCATCGACTCGAACATATCGATATTTTGTTCATCGACGACGAAATGAAGCCGCTGTTTCGCGATGTGCTGGATCACGTCAAACGCGCGGAAGAAGATATCGACTCGCTGCGCGAAGTGTTGGCCTTTGCTTTTGAAGCCAGCTTGATGTCAGGGCAGTCGCAGCAGACCGAAATTACCCGCAGGCTTGCGGCCTGGGCGGCGATCCTGGCGGTGCCGACGGCTATTGCCGGAATCTACGGCATGAATTTCGAACATATGCCGGAGCTGAAATGGGCTTACGGCTATTACATTGTGCTGGGTGGCATCGCCGCGATTTGCGGTTACCTGTATACCCGCTTCAAGCGCAACGGATGGCTGTGA
- a CDS encoding FAD-binding dehydrogenase, producing the protein MAVDADVIVVGGGLAGLVAATEIADAGKRVVVVDQEGEQNLGGQAFWSFGGLFFVDSPEQRRLGIKDSYNLAMQDWHGTAGFDRDEDLWPRRWAEAYVAFAASEKRDWLRAMGHRVFPVVGWAERGGYDAMGHGNSVPRFHVTWGTGPGIVEPFERRAREAQKKGLLSFRFRHRVDTLSVTNGTVDGVSGAILEPSNTERGESSSRNVIGDFSLRAQAVIVASGGIGGNHDLVRQNWPERLGEPPRRMISGVPAHVDGRMMGITEAAGARLINRDRMWHYVEGIENWNPIWPKHGIRILPGPSSMWFDATGKRLPAPLFPGSDTLGQLQYIQSTGYDYSWFVLTQAIIKKEFALSGSEQNPDLTGKSWLMTARRATNKGAPAPVEAFKDHGIDFVVRDNLDDLVSAMNALTGDNLLKLDEIRTQIEARDRTMANPYVKDAQVMNIHNARKYIGDRLIRTAKPHRILDPAQGPLIAVRLNILTRKTLGGFETDLDSRVFGSNGQIMPGLYAVGEAAGFGGGGMHGYRSLEGTFLGGCLFTGRTAGRAATKAVG; encoded by the coding sequence ATGGCCGTTGATGCGGATGTCATCGTCGTCGGCGGCGGACTCGCGGGCCTCGTTGCGGCCACGGAAATTGCCGACGCCGGCAAGCGCGTTGTCGTGGTCGATCAGGAAGGCGAGCAGAATCTCGGCGGGCAGGCGTTCTGGTCGTTCGGCGGTTTGTTCTTCGTCGACTCGCCGGAACAACGACGACTTGGCATCAAAGACTCTTATAACTTGGCGATGCAGGACTGGCATGGCACTGCCGGCTTCGATCGCGATGAGGACCTGTGGCCACGGCGCTGGGCCGAAGCCTATGTCGCTTTCGCCGCCAGCGAGAAACGCGACTGGCTGCGCGCCATGGGTCACCGCGTGTTTCCCGTGGTCGGCTGGGCCGAGCGTGGCGGCTACGACGCGATGGGCCACGGCAATTCGGTTCCGCGCTTTCATGTGACCTGGGGCACCGGACCGGGCATCGTGGAGCCGTTCGAGCGGCGTGCGCGCGAGGCGCAGAAGAAGGGCCTGCTGAGTTTCAGGTTCCGCCACCGCGTCGATACGCTCAGCGTCACCAACGGAACTGTCGACGGCGTCAGCGGCGCGATCCTCGAACCATCCAACACCGAGCGCGGCGAAAGCAGTTCGCGCAACGTGATCGGCGACTTCTCACTGCGCGCGCAAGCCGTAATCGTTGCCTCCGGCGGCATCGGAGGCAATCATGATCTGGTGCGGCAGAACTGGCCGGAGCGCCTCGGCGAACCGCCGAGGCGCATGATCTCCGGCGTGCCCGCCCATGTGGACGGTCGCATGATGGGTATCACGGAAGCCGCCGGTGCGCGGCTGATCAATCGCGATCGCATGTGGCACTATGTCGAGGGCATCGAGAACTGGAATCCGATCTGGCCGAAACACGGCATCCGCATTCTGCCGGGCCCGTCGTCGATGTGGTTCGACGCCACCGGCAAACGGCTGCCGGCGCCGCTGTTTCCCGGCTCCGATACGCTCGGCCAACTGCAATACATCCAGTCCACCGGCTATGATTATTCATGGTTCGTGCTGACGCAGGCGATCATCAAGAAAGAGTTTGCGCTCTCGGGCTCCGAGCAAAATCCCGACCTCACCGGCAAGAGCTGGCTGATGACCGCGCGCCGCGCCACCAACAAGGGCGCGCCGGCGCCGGTCGAAGCCTTCAAGGATCACGGCATCGACTTTGTGGTGCGCGACAATCTCGACGACCTCGTCAGCGCCATGAATGCGCTGACCGGCGACAATCTGCTGAAGCTCGATGAGATCCGCACGCAGATCGAGGCGCGTGACCGCACCATGGCCAATCCCTACGTCAAGGATGCGCAGGTGATGAACATCCACAATGCGCGCAAATATATCGGCGACCGCCTGATCCGCACCGCGAAGCCGCATCGCATTCTCGATCCCGCACAGGGCCCGCTGATCGCCGTGCGGCTCAACATCCTGACGCGCAAGACACTGGGCGGCTTCGAGACTGACCTGGACTCGCGCGTATTCGGCAGCAACGGGCAGATCATGCCAGGGCTCTATGCTGTCGGCGAAGCCGCAGGCTTCGGCGGCGGCGGCATGCACGGCTACCGCTCGCTGGAAGGCACGTTTCTCGGCGGGTGCCTGTTCACGGGGCGCACCGCGGGCCGCGCAGCGACGAAGGCGGTGGGGTGA
- a CDS encoding SCO family protein, which produces MTDRTTRPLVIIAAFAGSLAAGLLVVLWLTGGFRNVAAPASIGGPFQLTDQSGQAVTEQSLKGKPTLVFFGFTHCPDICPTSLFEMSEVLRAMGKDADRINTYFVSVDPERDTAAIMKDYLTSFDPHLKGLTGTPDAVAKVISGYRVYAKKVPTKDGDYTMDHTALIYLMDKDGNFVAPFNIKRKPEEAATDLKRYL; this is translated from the coding sequence ATGACTGATCGAACCACCCGGCCGCTGGTCATTATTGCTGCCTTCGCTGGCAGCCTCGCGGCGGGATTGCTGGTCGTGCTGTGGCTGACGGGCGGTTTCCGCAATGTCGCTGCGCCGGCCTCGATCGGCGGTCCGTTCCAGCTCACTGATCAGTCCGGCCAGGCCGTCACCGAGCAGAGCCTGAAGGGCAAGCCGACGCTGGTCTTCTTCGGCTTCACCCATTGCCCCGACATCTGCCCGACCTCGCTGTTCGAAATGTCGGAAGTGCTGCGCGCAATGGGCAAGGATGCCGATCGCATCAATACCTATTTCGTCTCGGTCGATCCCGAGCGCGATACGGCGGCGATCATGAAGGACTACCTGACGAGCTTCGATCCGCATCTGAAGGGATTGACCGGCACGCCCGATGCCGTGGCGAAGGTGATTTCCGGCTACCGCGTCTATGCCAAAAAGGTGCCGACCAAGGATGGCGACTATACGATGGATCACACCGCGCTGATCTATCTGATGGACAAGGACGGCAATTTCGTCGCGCCGTTCAATATCAAACGCAAGCCGGAAGAAGCGGCCACGGATCTCAAGCGCTATCTCTGA